A DNA window from Allokutzneria albata contains the following coding sequences:
- the ftsE gene encoding cell division ATP-binding protein FtsE, translated as MIRLEHVSKVYKTSTRPALDDVSVNVDKGEFVFLIGPSGSGKSTFLRLLLREEVPSKGTLVVADWNVGRLSRRRVPRLRQRIGCVFQDFRLLANKTVAENVAFALEVIGKPRHTIKKVVPEVLELVGLEGKADRMPHELSGGEQQRVAIARAFVNRPLLLLADEPTGNLDPDTSQDIMLLLERINRTGTTVLMATHDHSIVDAMRRRVVELHLGKVVRDDARGVYGVGR; from the coding sequence GTGATCCGGCTCGAACACGTGTCCAAGGTCTACAAGACCTCGACCCGACCCGCGCTCGACGATGTCTCGGTGAACGTGGACAAGGGCGAGTTCGTGTTCCTCATCGGACCGTCAGGCTCCGGCAAGTCCACGTTCCTGCGGCTGCTGCTGCGCGAGGAGGTGCCCTCCAAGGGCACCCTGGTCGTCGCGGACTGGAACGTCGGGCGGCTCTCCCGGCGGCGGGTGCCGCGGCTGCGCCAGCGCATCGGCTGCGTCTTCCAGGACTTCCGCCTGCTGGCCAACAAGACGGTCGCCGAGAACGTCGCCTTCGCGCTGGAGGTGATCGGCAAGCCGAGGCACACCATCAAGAAGGTGGTGCCCGAGGTGCTGGAGCTGGTCGGCCTCGAGGGCAAGGCGGACCGGATGCCGCACGAGCTCTCCGGTGGTGAACAGCAGCGCGTCGCCATCGCGCGCGCCTTCGTCAACCGGCCTCTGCTGCTGCTGGCCGACGAGCCGACGGGAAACCTGGACCCCGACACCAGCCAGGACATCATGCTGCTGCTGGAGCGGATCAACCGCACCGGCACGACCGTGCTGATGGCCACGCACGACCACTCCATCGTCGACGCGATGCGCAGGCGGGTCGTCGAGCTGCACCTCGGCAAGGTCGTCCGCGACGACGCCAGGGGCGTGTACGGGGTCGGCCGCTGA
- the prfB gene encoding peptide chain release factor 2: MNPDVAADLKDLSATLAGVEAVMDLEKLRADVAELEEQAGLPDLWDDQERAQQVTSQLAYKQSDLRKVTELRQRIEDLEVLYELAEEEGDDSSVEEADAERAKLREQISSLEVRTLLSGEYDEREALVTVRAEAGGVDAADFAEMLMRMYLRWAERHGYPTDVYDTSYAEEAGIKSATFRVRSPFAYGTLSVEQGTHRLVRISPFDNQGRRQTSFAGVEVVPVVEQSDHVEIDEKDLRVDVYRSSGPGGQGVNTTDSAVRITHIPTGIVVSCQNERSQLQNKATAMGVLQAKLLERKRQEERAKMDALKGDSGSSWGNQMRSYVLHPYQMVKDLRTEHEVGNPGNVLDGEIDDFLEAGIRWRRQSAAEAS; this comes from the coding sequence GTGAACCCGGATGTCGCTGCAGACCTCAAGGACCTCTCCGCAACGCTCGCAGGCGTCGAGGCGGTGATGGACCTCGAGAAGCTGCGCGCGGACGTGGCCGAACTCGAGGAACAGGCCGGCCTGCCGGACCTCTGGGACGACCAGGAACGAGCCCAGCAGGTCACCAGTCAGCTCGCCTACAAGCAGTCCGACCTGCGCAAGGTCACCGAACTGCGCCAGCGCATCGAGGACCTGGAGGTCCTCTACGAGCTGGCCGAGGAGGAGGGCGACGACTCCTCCGTCGAGGAGGCCGACGCCGAGCGGGCCAAGCTCCGCGAGCAGATCTCCTCGCTGGAGGTCCGCACCCTGCTCTCCGGCGAGTACGACGAGCGCGAGGCGCTGGTGACCGTGCGCGCCGAGGCCGGCGGCGTCGACGCCGCCGACTTCGCCGAGATGCTGATGCGGATGTACCTGCGCTGGGCCGAGCGGCACGGCTACCCGACCGACGTCTACGACACCTCCTACGCCGAGGAGGCGGGCATCAAGTCCGCGACCTTCCGCGTCCGCAGCCCCTTCGCCTACGGCACCCTCTCGGTCGAGCAGGGCACCCACCGCCTGGTGCGGATCTCGCCCTTCGACAACCAGGGCCGTCGGCAGACCTCCTTCGCCGGCGTGGAGGTCGTGCCCGTCGTCGAGCAGTCCGACCACGTGGAGATCGACGAGAAGGACCTCCGGGTCGACGTCTACCGCTCCTCCGGTCCCGGCGGCCAGGGCGTGAACACCACCGACTCCGCGGTCCGGATCACCCACATCCCCACCGGCATCGTGGTGTCCTGCCAGAACGAGCGCTCGCAGCTGCAGAACAAGGCCACCGCCATGGGCGTGCTGCAGGCGAAGCTGCTGGAGCGCAAGCGCCAGGAGGAGCGGGCCAAGATGGACGCGCTCAAGGGCGACAGCGGCTCCAGCTGGGGCAACCAGATGCGCTCCTACGTGCTGCACCCGTACCAGATGGTCAAGGACCTGCGCACCGAGCACGAGGTCGGCAACCCCGGCAACGTGCTCGACGGCGAGATCGACGACTTCCTGGAGGCCGGCATCCGCTGGCGCCGCCAGTCCGCCGCCGAGGCGTCCTGA
- a CDS encoding helix-turn-helix transcriptional regulator, translating to MTELNATAAALLGLLHDGPKTGGQLVASAGERFGAFFSVTRSQVYRELPALAAAGLLKLGKQGPRSSQQYVITPAGKKAFKTWLSTEPGPDHLRSPLILRLVHAGSLGGKQRVAMVDSAKQAYTAKLDELKTQAKSADDPFAKAAADFAVAHTKAVLKLLDAVPTS from the coding sequence GTGACTGAACTGAACGCAACTGCGGCGGCCCTGCTCGGCCTGCTGCACGACGGTCCGAAGACGGGCGGCCAGCTGGTCGCGTCCGCTGGGGAGCGCTTCGGTGCGTTCTTCAGCGTCACGCGCAGCCAGGTGTACCGCGAACTCCCCGCGCTCGCCGCGGCCGGGCTGCTCAAGCTCGGCAAGCAGGGCCCGCGCTCCAGCCAGCAGTACGTCATCACGCCCGCGGGCAAGAAGGCGTTCAAGACGTGGCTGTCCACCGAGCCCGGTCCCGACCACCTGCGCAGCCCGCTGATCCTGCGGCTGGTGCACGCCGGATCGCTCGGCGGCAAGCAGCGGGTGGCCATGGTCGACTCGGCGAAACAGGCGTACACCGCCAAGCTGGACGAGCTGAAGACGCAGGCCAAGTCCGCGGACGACCCGTTCGCCAAGGCGGCGGCGGACTTCGCGGTGGCCCACACCAAGGCCGTGCTCAAACTCCTCGACGCGGTTCCCACTTCCTGA
- a CDS encoding ABC transporter permease: MIGFLLRRLVNYVVLCLVATFLAFSLASLTFDPITKLRELNPPPPPSAIAAVEKSLHLDQPIPQRFFTWFSGVVTEGNFGETIVGAPITEELGRRMGISLRLFLLGTLVGVILGVLLGVVSAIRQYKFSDYFATLYSFIILSTPVFLLGTLLKYGALQLNNATGVTVLKFTGEYTPGFEGSWWAMLLDRLHHLILPTLTIALGQIAFYSRYQRSAMLDVLGSDFLRTAQAKGLSRGKALFKHGLRTALIPMATLFAFGFGLLITGGVFTERLFTWYGMGDWLLTGINEQDTNIVATVTLFTAVLVLVSGWLSDVLYAALDPRVRI; encoded by the coding sequence GTGATCGGATTCCTGCTGCGCCGGCTGGTGAACTACGTGGTGCTGTGCCTGGTCGCGACATTCCTCGCGTTCAGTCTCGCGTCGCTGACGTTCGACCCCATCACGAAGCTGCGCGAGCTCAACCCACCACCTCCGCCGTCGGCCATCGCCGCGGTGGAGAAGAGTCTGCACCTCGATCAGCCGATTCCCCAGCGATTTTTCACCTGGTTCAGCGGAGTCGTCACCGAGGGGAACTTCGGCGAGACCATCGTCGGCGCGCCGATCACCGAGGAACTCGGCCGCCGTATGGGCATCAGCCTGAGACTGTTCCTGCTCGGCACGCTGGTCGGTGTGATCCTCGGTGTGCTGCTCGGCGTGGTCAGCGCGATCCGGCAGTACAAGTTCAGCGACTACTTCGCGACCCTGTACTCCTTCATAATCCTGTCCACCCCGGTGTTCCTGCTCGGCACGCTGCTCAAGTACGGCGCCCTGCAGCTGAACAACGCGACGGGTGTCACGGTGCTCAAGTTCACCGGTGAGTACACGCCGGGCTTCGAGGGCAGCTGGTGGGCGATGCTGCTGGACCGCCTGCACCACCTGATCCTGCCGACGCTGACCATCGCGCTCGGCCAGATCGCCTTCTACAGCCGCTACCAGCGCAGCGCGATGCTGGACGTGCTCGGCTCGGACTTCCTGCGCACGGCGCAGGCCAAGGGCCTGTCCAGGGGCAAGGCGCTGTTCAAGCACGGGCTGCGCACCGCGCTGATCCCGATGGCGACGCTGTTCGCCTTCGGCTTCGGCCTGCTGATCACCGGCGGTGTGTTCACCGAGCGGCTGTTCACCTGGTACGGCATGGGCGACTGGCTGCTGACCGGGATCAACGAGCAGGACACCAACATCGTCGCGACGGTCACGCTGTTCACCGCCGTGCTGGTGCTGGTCTCCGGCTGGCTGTCCGACGTGCTCTACGCCGCGCTCGATCCGCGCGTCCGGATCTAG
- a CDS encoding ABC transporter permease, whose amino-acid sequence MTVNLNEGDSTGTTGAATGSPVDAAVKPSKATGRGALIVRRFLRNKLAVSGLIAILLLYAVAFISPLFSPYDYKYQDYSAFLQPPSPSHWFGTTQIGEDVFTQTMHGLQKSLTIGLLVALISTFVAAVVGSTAGYFGKWSDRTLMWIVDLLLVLPSFLIIAIISPSLRGENWLWFVLLLAAFNWMITARIVRGMTLTLREREFVKAARFMGEKPWKIISKHILPNMASLLIIDGTINVGSAVLAETGLSFFGLGVQPPDVSLGTLIRDGTRASLTFPWLFAFSGGLLVLAVLAVNFVGDGLRDALDPSSQKSRAKEKKRRDRGDEAQEQPAAAEQAPAGKREDDDR is encoded by the coding sequence ATGACCGTCAACCTCAACGAGGGCGACTCCACGGGCACCACCGGTGCCGCGACCGGGAGTCCCGTCGACGCGGCGGTGAAGCCGAGCAAGGCCACCGGCCGCGGCGCGCTGATCGTGCGCAGGTTCCTGCGCAACAAGCTCGCCGTCAGCGGGTTGATCGCGATCCTGCTGCTGTACGCCGTCGCGTTCATCTCCCCGCTGTTCTCCCCGTACGACTACAAGTACCAGGACTACAGCGCCTTCCTTCAGCCGCCGAGCCCGAGCCACTGGTTCGGCACGACGCAGATCGGCGAGGACGTCTTCACCCAGACCATGCACGGTCTGCAGAAGTCGCTGACCATCGGTCTGCTGGTGGCGCTGATCTCCACCTTCGTCGCCGCCGTCGTCGGCTCCACCGCCGGCTACTTCGGCAAGTGGTCCGACCGCACGCTGATGTGGATCGTCGACCTGCTGCTGGTGCTGCCGTCGTTCCTGATCATCGCGATCATCAGCCCGTCGCTGCGCGGGGAGAACTGGCTCTGGTTCGTGCTGCTGCTCGCGGCGTTCAACTGGATGATCACCGCGCGGATCGTGCGCGGTATGACGCTGACCCTGCGGGAGCGGGAGTTCGTCAAGGCCGCCAGGTTCATGGGCGAGAAGCCGTGGAAGATCATCAGCAAGCACATCCTGCCGAACATGGCATCGCTGCTGATCATCGACGGCACCATCAACGTCGGCAGCGCGGTGCTCGCCGAGACGGGCCTGAGCTTCTTCGGCCTCGGCGTGCAGCCGCCGGACGTCTCGCTCGGCACGCTGATCCGCGACGGCACGCGCGCGTCGCTGACCTTCCCCTGGCTGTTCGCCTTCTCCGGTGGCCTGCTCGTGCTCGCCGTGCTCGCGGTGAACTTCGTCGGTGACGGTCTGCGCGACGCGCTGGACCCGAGCTCGCAGAAGAGCAGGGCCAAGGAGAAGAAGCGGCGCGACCGCGGGGACGAGGCCCAGGAGCAGCCCGCCGCCGCGGAGCAGGCGCCCGCGGGCAAGCGTGAGGACGACGACCGATGA
- a CDS encoding dipeptide ABC transporter ATP-binding protein — MTTAEIQFDESTSTPSGPLLEVSDLDVSFPSEDGRVRAVRGLSYQINPGEVLGIVGESGSGKSVSSLAVMGLLPQQAKITGSIRFQGAELLGRSDRELSRIRGKKIAMIFQDPLSALTPVYTVGDQIAETILVHGKGKVTKQAAAKRAVELLDLVGIPNAAQRAKAFPHEFSGGMRQRAMIAMGIANDPDLIIADEPTTALDVTVQAQVLEVLKTAQEVTGAGIVIITHDLGVVAGFADKLLVMYAGRAVESGVVEEIYSAPRMPYTLGLLGSIPRLDAEEKQPLVPIVGQPPSLVALPPGCPFGPRCPMHVAACDEAEPPLSIVDSGAHSAEPHRAACIRSSEISAIDADPAEVFGAEVVEPPTLAAIPREQREVVLSVDQVVKQFAVTKGVVMRRKVGTVHAVDGISFDIREGETLGLVGESGCGKTTTLMEILGLEKPTQGSISVLGRDVGNIPAKDKKAIRRDMQVVFQDPMASLDPRMPISDILAEPMLVHGFAKAEIQKRVPELLSLVGLRAEHAARYPAEFSGGQRQRIGIARALALQPKLIVLDEPVSALDVSIQAGVINLLDELKAKLGLSYLFVAHDLSVVRHIADRVAVMYLGKIVEIGDVDTVFGRPEHPYTQALLSAIPIPDPIKERQRERIILTGDLPSPANPPSGCRFRTRCFKFAALPEDKQQACLDEHPPRLRRGDDHEVACHYAEVREVV, encoded by the coding sequence ATGACCACTGCTGAGATCCAGTTCGACGAGAGCACCTCCACGCCCTCCGGCCCACTGCTGGAGGTCTCGGACCTGGACGTGTCGTTCCCCAGCGAGGACGGCAGGGTCCGGGCGGTGCGCGGTCTGAGCTACCAGATCAACCCCGGCGAGGTGCTGGGCATCGTCGGCGAGTCCGGTTCGGGCAAGTCGGTGTCCTCGCTCGCGGTGATGGGCCTGCTGCCGCAGCAGGCGAAGATCACCGGCTCGATCCGATTCCAGGGCGCCGAGCTGCTCGGCCGCTCGGACCGGGAGCTGTCCAGGATCCGCGGCAAGAAGATCGCGATGATCTTCCAGGACCCGCTCTCCGCGCTGACCCCGGTCTACACCGTCGGCGACCAGATCGCGGAGACGATCCTGGTGCACGGCAAGGGAAAGGTCACCAAGCAGGCCGCGGCCAAGCGCGCCGTGGAACTGCTCGACCTGGTGGGCATCCCCAACGCCGCGCAGCGCGCCAAGGCGTTCCCGCACGAGTTCTCCGGCGGTATGCGCCAGCGCGCGATGATCGCCATGGGCATCGCCAACGACCCCGACCTGATCATCGCGGACGAGCCGACGACGGCGCTGGACGTGACGGTGCAGGCGCAGGTCCTCGAGGTGCTCAAGACCGCGCAGGAGGTCACCGGCGCGGGCATCGTGATCATCACCCACGACCTCGGCGTGGTCGCGGGCTTCGCCGACAAGCTGCTGGTGATGTACGCCGGCCGCGCGGTGGAGTCCGGTGTGGTGGAGGAGATCTACTCCGCTCCCCGCATGCCGTACACGCTGGGTCTGCTCGGCTCGATCCCGCGCCTGGACGCCGAGGAGAAGCAGCCGCTGGTGCCCATCGTCGGCCAGCCGCCGTCACTGGTCGCGCTGCCGCCGGGCTGCCCGTTCGGCCCGCGCTGCCCCATGCACGTCGCCGCCTGCGACGAGGCCGAGCCGCCGTTGTCCATTGTGGACAGCGGAGCGCATTCGGCGGAGCCGCACCGCGCCGCGTGCATCCGCAGCTCGGAGATCTCCGCGATCGACGCCGACCCGGCCGAGGTCTTCGGGGCCGAGGTGGTGGAGCCGCCCACGCTGGCGGCGATCCCCCGCGAGCAGCGCGAGGTCGTGCTCTCGGTCGACCAGGTGGTCAAGCAGTTCGCCGTGACCAAGGGCGTGGTGATGCGCCGCAAGGTCGGCACCGTGCACGCGGTGGACGGCATCAGCTTCGACATCCGCGAGGGCGAGACGCTGGGCCTGGTCGGTGAGTCCGGCTGCGGCAAGACCACGACGCTGATGGAGATCCTCGGTCTGGAGAAGCCCACGCAGGGCAGCATCTCGGTGCTGGGCCGCGACGTCGGCAACATCCCGGCCAAGGACAAGAAGGCCATCCGGCGGGACATGCAGGTCGTGTTCCAGGACCCGATGGCCTCGCTGGACCCGAGGATGCCGATCAGCGACATCCTGGCCGAGCCGATGCTGGTGCACGGGTTCGCCAAGGCCGAGATCCAGAAGCGGGTGCCGGAACTGCTCAGCCTGGTCGGACTGCGGGCCGAGCACGCCGCGCGCTACCCGGCGGAGTTCTCCGGCGGTCAGCGGCAGCGCATCGGCATCGCCCGCGCGCTGGCCCTGCAGCCCAAGCTGATCGTGCTGGACGAGCCGGTCTCCGCGCTGGACGTGTCCATCCAGGCCGGCGTGATCAACCTGCTCGACGAGCTGAAGGCCAAGCTGGGCCTGTCCTACCTGTTCGTCGCGCACGACCTGTCGGTGGTGCGGCACATCGCCGACCGGGTCGCGGTCATGTACCTCGGCAAGATCGTCGAGATCGGCGACGTGGACACGGTCTTCGGCAGGCCGGAGCACCCGTACACGCAGGCGCTGCTGTCGGCGATCCCGATCCCCGACCCGATCAAGGAACGGCAGCGCGAGCGCATCATCCTCACCGGTGACCTGCCCAGCCCGGCCAACCCGCCGAGCGGCTGCCGGTTCCGGACGCGCTGCTTCAAGTTCGCCGCGCTGCCGGAGGACAAGCAGCAGGCGTGTCTGGACGAGCACCCTCCGCGACTGCGGCGGGGCGACGACCACGAGGTGGCGTGCCACTACGCCGAGGTCCGCGAGGTCGTGTAA
- a CDS encoding ABC transporter family substrate-binding protein, which yields MLGRRQPALLFAALTAGALVLSACGGGGSNPANNLQGKVNANDINVKPASELKDGGEFRWPVSELSTQFNYGHLNGTLADSARIMEALIPSMFKADAQGVLSENKDYVESAKLTSTDPQIIEYKLNPKAVWQDGTQLSWKDFDAQFKSRNGSNKAFVVSSTTGYEDIEKVEKGATDQDVKVTMKKKFGDWRTLFAMLYPASTNNDPKVFNDGWKEKPINSAGPFKFDSIDRGAKILTLVPNDKWWGEKPKLAKIIYRQISVDSQAQAFAAGDIDFIDIGPSVSTFQQVVPVQGAVVRKALAPDFRHITFNGAKGSILEDPKLRLAIQKAIDRTTIAKSQVGAIIPDAKPLNNHIYVEGLKDYKDQAQLVAFNKDQAVKELDELGWKLEGPTRKKDGKELVIRDVIPTAVETSANEAKQVQQMLAAIGVKVDIQTVPSELFFKEYVNKSNFDITHFAWIGTPTPASSKGSIYRYDPNAVNQNYGRIGNETINKLMTDANAELDDAKRAELANKADEEIWKTGHSLLLYQRPNAIGIKSTIANFGAFGFADYEYEKIGFIK from the coding sequence ATGCTAGGGCGACGGCAACCAGCGTTGCTGTTCGCCGCTCTGACGGCCGGAGCACTCGTGCTCTCGGCGTGCGGTGGCGGCGGCAGCAACCCGGCGAACAACCTTCAGGGCAAGGTCAACGCCAACGACATCAACGTGAAGCCCGCGAGCGAGCTGAAGGACGGCGGTGAGTTCCGCTGGCCGGTCAGCGAGCTCTCCACCCAGTTCAACTACGGCCACCTCAACGGCACCCTGGCCGACAGCGCTCGCATCATGGAGGCGTTGATCCCGTCCATGTTCAAGGCGGACGCCCAGGGCGTGCTGTCGGAGAACAAGGACTACGTGGAGTCGGCGAAGCTGACCTCGACCGATCCGCAGATCATCGAGTACAAGCTGAACCCGAAAGCGGTCTGGCAGGACGGCACCCAGCTGTCGTGGAAGGACTTCGACGCGCAGTTCAAGTCGCGCAACGGCTCGAACAAGGCGTTCGTGGTCTCCAGCACCACCGGTTACGAGGACATCGAGAAGGTCGAGAAGGGCGCGACCGACCAGGATGTCAAGGTCACCATGAAGAAGAAGTTCGGTGACTGGCGCACCCTGTTCGCGATGCTCTACCCGGCGTCGACGAACAACGACCCGAAGGTGTTCAACGACGGCTGGAAAGAGAAGCCGATCAACAGCGCGGGTCCGTTCAAGTTCGACTCGATCGACCGCGGCGCCAAGATCCTGACGCTGGTGCCCAACGACAAGTGGTGGGGTGAGAAGCCGAAGCTGGCGAAGATCATCTACCGCCAGATCAGCGTCGACTCGCAGGCCCAGGCCTTCGCCGCCGGTGACATCGACTTCATCGACATCGGCCCGAGCGTGAGCACCTTCCAGCAGGTGGTGCCGGTGCAGGGGGCGGTCGTCCGCAAGGCACTGGCGCCCGACTTCCGGCACATCACCTTCAACGGCGCCAAGGGCTCCATCCTGGAGGACCCGAAGCTGCGCTTGGCGATCCAGAAGGCCATCGACCGGACCACGATCGCCAAGTCGCAGGTCGGCGCGATCATCCCGGACGCCAAGCCGCTGAACAACCACATCTACGTCGAGGGCCTGAAGGACTACAAGGACCAGGCCCAGCTGGTGGCGTTCAACAAGGACCAGGCGGTCAAGGAGCTCGACGAGCTCGGCTGGAAGCTCGAGGGCCCGACCCGCAAGAAGGACGGCAAGGAGCTCGTCATCCGCGACGTGATCCCCACCGCCGTCGAGACCAGCGCCAACGAGGCCAAGCAGGTGCAGCAGATGCTCGCCGCGATCGGCGTCAAGGTGGACATCCAGACCGTGCCGTCCGAGCTGTTCTTCAAGGAGTACGTGAACAAGAGCAACTTCGACATCACGCACTTCGCCTGGATCGGCACGCCGACCCCGGCCAGCTCCAAGGGCTCGATCTACCGCTACGACCCGAACGCGGTGAACCAGAACTACGGTCGCATCGGCAACGAGACGATCAACAAGCTGATGACCGACGCCAACGCCGAGCTGGACGACGCCAAGCGCGCCGAGCTGGCGAACAAGGCGGACGAGGAGATCTGGAAGACCGGCCACTCGCTGCTGCTCTACCAGCGCCCCAACGCCATCGGCATCAAGTCCACCATCGCCAACTTCGGCGCGTTCGGCTTCGCCGACTACGAGTACGAGAAGATCGGCTTCATCAAGTAA
- a CDS encoding DUF3592 domain-containing protein, which yields MNTNPSPFRVRAFRHGLVTTVLVLLVCGAIATVSLLSYNSAQSRMTSLSARAVGEITAVRDYVVDVRWTLPNGTQVTAPVELAVTPPPAGMRAEVAYEPGNPQHAAIPGAALLAELDRAASGLSFSAVIAFAVLAMLLGLTITRARLTRRPTRKVVVRRVRVQKGLIARSWLETESGPQRWIPVYYDPALVGMPAPVEVSVHGDPRTDRLLAVDYQGTVLYSSGATARTEPQGRRTDNPVRPDEDIAERTAASSSALRQFRADAALIMPAPLVGLFWAYLDAGGFPVWLGATLITAAIALWWAAVRGSDPS from the coding sequence GTGAACACGAACCCGTCGCCGTTCCGCGTCCGCGCCTTCCGGCACGGCCTGGTGACCACCGTGCTGGTGTTGTTGGTGTGCGGCGCCATCGCCACGGTGTCGCTGCTGTCGTACAACTCGGCGCAGTCGCGGATGACCAGCCTCAGCGCCCGCGCTGTCGGCGAGATCACCGCGGTGCGGGACTACGTGGTCGACGTGCGCTGGACGCTGCCCAACGGCACGCAGGTCACCGCGCCGGTGGAGCTGGCCGTGACGCCCCCGCCCGCGGGCATGCGGGCCGAGGTCGCCTACGAGCCCGGGAATCCGCAGCACGCGGCGATTCCCGGAGCCGCCCTGCTCGCCGAACTCGACCGCGCGGCGAGCGGCCTGTCCTTCAGTGCTGTCATCGCGTTCGCCGTGCTGGCGATGCTCCTCGGCCTGACCATCACCCGCGCACGCCTCACCAGGCGGCCCACCCGCAAGGTCGTGGTCCGTCGCGTTCGTGTCCAAAAAGGACTGATCGCCCGCTCCTGGCTGGAGACGGAGTCCGGCCCGCAGCGGTGGATTCCCGTGTACTACGACCCCGCGCTGGTCGGCATGCCCGCGCCGGTCGAGGTCTCCGTGCACGGCGACCCGCGCACCGATCGTCTGCTCGCCGTCGACTACCAGGGCACGGTGCTGTACTCCTCCGGCGCCACGGCTCGCACCGAGCCCCAGGGCCGTCGCACCGACAACCCGGTTCGCCCCGACGAGGACATCGCGGAGCGCACAGCGGCGTCCAGCAGCGCGCTGCGCCAGTTCCGCGCGGACGCGGCGCTCATCATGCCCGCGCCGCTGGTCGGCCTGTTCTGGGCGTACCTGGACGCCGGTGGCTTCCCGGTCTGGCTCGGTGCCACGCTCATCACCGCCGCGATCGCGCTGTGGTGGGCCGCCGTGCGCGGCTCGGACCCGTCCTAG
- a CDS encoding DUF2087 domain-containing protein, producing MTPETVVGLLAGPERLRVVAALVLGATSITELAEATGLDAKAVGKALRKLEDGGLVEPGYRLRTEALTELAKAAAPEDRADDHGYGDSDPKTEALLRTFVKDGRLVGMPAQRGRRRVLLEHLVQSFEPGVRYPEKDVNVIVRAWCEGGTADYVSVRRYLIDEGLLTRGEREYWRSGGWLDVLPQP from the coding sequence GTGACTCCCGAGACTGTGGTGGGGCTGCTGGCCGGCCCCGAGAGGCTGCGCGTCGTCGCCGCGCTCGTGCTGGGCGCGACCTCGATCACCGAACTGGCCGAGGCGACCGGACTGGACGCCAAAGCCGTCGGCAAAGCCCTCCGGAAGCTGGAGGACGGCGGCCTGGTCGAACCGGGATACCGGCTGCGCACCGAGGCGCTGACCGAACTGGCGAAAGCGGCGGCGCCCGAGGACCGGGCCGACGACCACGGCTACGGCGACTCCGACCCCAAGACGGAGGCGCTGCTGCGCACCTTCGTCAAGGACGGGCGGCTCGTCGGGATGCCCGCCCAGCGCGGGCGGCGGCGCGTGCTGCTGGAGCACCTGGTGCAGTCCTTCGAGCCGGGCGTGCGCTACCCGGAGAAGGACGTGAACGTCATCGTGCGCGCGTGGTGCGAGGGCGGCACGGCCGACTACGTCTCCGTGCGGCGGTACCTCATCGACGAGGGCCTGCTGACCAGGGGCGAGAGGGAGTACTGGCGCTCGGGCGGCTGGCTGGACGTGCTGCCGCAGCCCTAG